The genome window GCGCCGCCCGCGCGGAAGCGGGTAGGAAACAGGTTCTGCAGTGTCGTGGCGTAGGCGATATAGGGATACCTGTCGAGGGTGATGTCCATCCCCTCGCCGATCGCCTGTTCAATCATGTCGAAGCATACCGCGACCTTGTCCCGGTTCCGCCTGCCCGAAGCCTTGAAGTGGGCGATCTGGAGCGCGATCTCGGCTTTTCGTGCGGTGCTGATCGCTTCGGTCACGGCTTCTACGAGGAAATCGTCCTCGTTGCGCATGTGAGTCGCGTAGAACCCGCTGTAGCCCGCCGCCACCCGGCCGAGTTCGGCGATCTCATCCTCATCGGCAAAACTGCCGGGCGTGTATTCGAGCCCGGACGTAAGGCCCCAGGCCCCTTCCGACATGGCCTGGTCCACGAGGTCCTTCATCGCATCGACCTGGCGCGCGCTGGCCGGCACGTTCTCGTACCCCACGACGTATCCGCGTATGGTGCCCTGGCCCGCGAGCGAGATGAAATTGAGACCGATGCCCTGCTGTTCGAGGGTGTTGAAAAGCCCCGTGAAATCCGTCCATCCTATGTCCACGCCGTAACGCCGTCCGTAGCCGTTCTGCAGCGACCTGAGCCGCGCGTCTGTCAGCGGGGCCAGCGAAGAACCGTCCTGGCCGGCCACCTCCGTGGTCACGCCCTGCCGGATCTTGCTTTCGGCCCTGGGATCGACCAGGAGCGAAAGGTCGGTGTGGGAATGGATGTCGATGAATCCAGGGCAGACGATCTTGCCTGTGGCGTCTATCGTATTCCTGCCGGAACCCTGGACAGGACCGATCAGGACGATCCGGTCTCCCTCGATGGCTATGTCGGCGACCACGGGTGCTGCGCCCGTCCCGTCGATGACTTGTCCCCCTCGGATGATCACGTCGTAACGCTGGGCGATCGCACAGCCGTCCAGCATCGTGGACAGGCCGCCAACTGCCGCGCCGGCGCCCGCCAGGCTTGTTCTCCTGAGAAAGTTGCGTCTGGACCAGTCCATGATTGCGCTCTTTTCGTTAGTTGGTCATCCGGATCTTCAGAGCCCGATCGTGAAGATGCTGCTTGATGGAATCCACCGAATAGTGACCGTAGTGCAGCATGGAAGCCACCAGGGCCGCGTCGGCCCCGCCTTCCGTAAGGGCGTCGTAGAGGTGCTCCGGCCTGCCGCCGCCGCCCGATGCGATGACCGGGATGCCCACGTTGTCGGCGATCATCCGCGTGAGTTTCAACTCGTAGCCTTCGAGCGTGCCGTCCGCGTCGATGGAGTTGACGACGATCTCGCCGGCGCCGAGGGCCTCGCCGCGCCGCGCCCATTCGAGGGCGTCCATGCCGGTGTCGCGCCGGCCGCCGTGGGTCACGATCTCGTAGCCGGACGGCAGGGATCCGGAACCGGCCGCCTTGATGTCCATGGAAAGTACCACGGCCTGAACCCCGAAGGCGTCGGCCGCCTCGGAGATGACCCCGGGATTGCCGACGGCCGCCGTATTCAGATTGACCTTTTCCGCGCCGGCTTCCAGCACC of Gemmatimonadota bacterium contains these proteins:
- a CDS encoding D-aminoacylase, which produces MDWSRRNFLRRTSLAGAGAAVGGLSTMLDGCAIAQRYDVIIRGGQVIDGTGAAPVVADIAIEGDRIVLIGPVQGSGRNTIDATGKIVCPGFIDIHSHTDLSLLVDPRAESKIRQGVTTEVAGQDGSSLAPLTDARLRSLQNGYGRRYGVDIGWTDFTGLFNTLEQQGIGLNFISLAGQGTIRGYVVGYENVPASARQVDAMKDLVDQAMSEGAWGLTSGLEYTPGSFADEDEIAELGRVAAGYSGFYATHMRNEDDFLVEAVTEAISTARKAEIALQIAHFKASGRRNRDKVAVCFDMIEQAIGEGMDITLDRYPYIAYATTLQNLFPTRFRAGGAEAFVGRLQSPDVLPAMRRAAVDKVDMLGDWSAVMITSVGRAENQDYVGRRVSEIVARSGQDPFEFVRELLIAENGSVGMVGFGMSEEEITSVLTHPLVMVASDGGAAAVSGPLSETTPHPRYYGTFPRVLGKYCREEGLFDLPTAVHKMTGQPAQRLGLADRGRIDVGLVADLVVFDPDTVIDQADFMNPHQYAQGIESVLVNGAVVIDGGEHTGALPGKVLRKQAGSA
- the hisF gene encoding imidazole glycerol phosphate synthase subunit HisF, producing MLSKRLISCLDVRDGRLVKSVRFVDTKDIGDPVSAARRYYEAGLDELVFYDITASSDQRGIMLDVVEEVARQVFIPFSVGGGLRSVGDCRKVLEAGAEKVNLNTAAVGNPGVISEAADAFGVQAVVLSMDIKAAGSGSLPSGYEIVTHGGRRDTGMDALEWARRGEALGAGEIVVNSIDADGTLEGYELKLTRMIADNVGIPVIASGGGGRPEHLYDALTEGGADAALVASMLHYGHYSVDSIKQHLHDRALKIRMTN